The following are encoded in a window of Fulvia fulva chromosome 7, complete sequence genomic DNA:
- a CDS encoding AP-2 complex subunit alpha, producing the protein MAAAAASSIFTRGIGSGGSKENTMRGLVSFIADLRNARARELEEKRINKELANIRQKFKGGNLTGYDKKKYVCKLLYIYILGWNVDFGHLEAVNLISANKYSEKQIGYLAVTLFLHEEHELLHLVVNSIRKDLADPNEINNCLALHAIANVGSKEMGEALCADVHRLLISPASKPFVKKKAALTLLRLYRKVPTIVQPEWSERIIAIMDDPDMGVALSVTSLVMTLAQDDPDSYKGSYVKAAQRLRKIVVDQEYSGDYVYYKVPCPWLQVKLLRLMQYFAPSEDSHIRQLMRDSLQVILDNAMESPKNVQQNNAQNAVLFEAINLIIHLDTERDLMVQISTKLGKFIGSRETNVRYLGLEAMTHLAVRAETMEPIKKHQDIIIGSLRDRDITVRRQGLDLLYSMCDSTNSQKIVHELLKYLQSADYAIREEMVLKIAILTEKYATDVKWYVDISMRLIAMAGDHVSDEVWQRIIQIVTNNDELQVYAAQNILQYCRADHCHETLVKIGSYILGEFGHLIADTKGCSPIEQFLALQAKFGSSPPNTRAMILSAFIKFVNLFPEIRPQLLQTFKTYSHSLDSELQQRACEYLAIATAPTDDLLRTICDEMPPFPERASALLSKLNKKGTAVGDKRTWGITAKDGLPSLERSTTLKRNFSAGATATLDANGFANGPATNGANDTHANGLPKTPIDELAGLDLTTGGAPNLASASHLSPEWEPGYNRLLLRPEGILYDDVQVQIGLRSEYRAEVGVVILYFMNKSSSPIQSFTTTLDNRSGDKLRIDIKNLPDTTVRPGDQTSQTIMFVPNGVFVDPPTIRVSYMAGALQALTLQLPVALHKYNEGAVLNSEDFFKRWKQIGGAPREAQKIFKAWDITTENTRRFLQGFKWVILDGVDPNAKNFVGATVLHTGTGKFGCLLRLEPNHENKMYRLTIRATDEAVPPVLMKFMEERLSQPFPN; encoded by the exons ATGGCCGCCGCTGCGGCTTCCTCCATCTTCACCAGGGGCATCGGCTCTGGTGGGAGCAAGGAGAACACCATGCGCGGACTCGTCTCCTTCATAGCGGATCTACGAAATGCAAGAGCACGAGAATTGGAGGAGAAGCGCATAAACAAGGAGCTGGCGAACATCAGACAGAAGTTCAAGGGAGGCAACTTGACAGGCTACGACAAGAAGAAGTATGTCTGCAAGCTGCTGTACATCTACATCCTGGGCTGGAACGTCGACTTCGGACACCTCGAGGCTGTGAATCTGATTTCGGCAAACAAGTACTCGGAGAAGCAGATTGGATATCTGGCTGTCACTCTATTCCTCCACGAAGAGCATGAGCTGCTACATCTGGTCGTCAACAGTATCCGGAAGGATCTGGCCGACCCCAATGAAATCAACAACTGTCTCGCATTACATGCGATCGCCAATGTCGGGAGCAAAGAGATGGGAGAGGCATTGTGCGCGGATGTGCACAGGCTGTTGATCTCGCCAGCCTCGAAGCCATTCGTGAAGAAGAAGGCTGCTTTGACATTGCTACGGCTGTACCGGAAAGTCCCTACAATTGTGCAGCCGGAATGGAGCGAGCGCATAATAGCCATCATGGACGATCCGGACATGGGTGTTGCGCTTTCAGTCACATCACTTGTTATGACCTTAGCCCAGGACGATCCAGATTCATACAAGGGCAGCTATGTGAAAGCGGCGCAGAGGCTACGGAAGATCGTGGTGGACCAGGAGTACTCTGGCGACTACGTATACTACAAGGTGCCCTGTCCGTGGCTACAGGTCAAGCTTCTACGTTTAATGCAATACTTTGCACCTTCAGAGGACTCGCACATACGACAGCTGATGCGCGACTCACTCCAAGTAATACTCGACAACGCCATGGAGTCGCCAAAGAATGTGCAGCAGAACAATGCACAGAATGCTGTTCTTTTCGAAGCTATCAATCTCATCATCCATCTTGACACCGAACGGGATCTAATGGTGCAGATATCGACGAAACTGGGCAAGTTCATCGGCTCACGAGAAACGAATGTACGATACTTAGGCTTGGAAGCCATGACACATTTGGCAGTGAGAGCAGAAACGATGGAGCCGATCAAGAAGCACCAAGACATTATCATTGGCTCATTACGAGATCGAGATATTACGGTGCGGCGGCAGGGTCTAGATCTGCTATACAGCATGTGCGACTCCACGAACTCGCAGAAGATCGTTCATGAGCTGCTCAAGTATCTTCAATCTGCCGACTACGCAATACGAGAGGAAATGGTCCTCAAGATCGCCATCCTTACAGAAAAGTACGCCACTGATGTAAAGTGGTATGTCGACATATCAATGCGGCTAATCGCCATGGCTGGCGACCATGTTAGTGACGAAGTATGGCAGCGCATCATACAAATCGTGACGAACAACGACGAGCTTCAGGTGTATGCAGCTCAGAACATCCTGCAATACTGCCGAGCCGATCACTGCCACGAGACACTGGTCAAGATTGGCAGTTACATTCTGGGTGAATTCGGACACTTGATCGCAGACACAAAAGGATGCAGTCCCATCGAGCAGTTCCTGGCACTACAGGCGAAGTTTGGTTCAAGTCCGCCTAATACAAGAGCGATGATTCTTTCAGCCTTCATCAAGTTTGTCAACCTCTTCCCGGAGATCAGACCGCAGCTACTACAGACTTTCAAGACGTACAGCCATTCGCTTGACTCGGAACTGCAGCAACGAGCCTGCGAGTACTTGGCAATAGCGACAGCACCAACAGACGACTTGCTCAGGACGATATGTGATGAAATGCCACCATTCCCAGAGCGGGCATCCGCACTTCTGTCGAAGCTCAACAAGAAGGGGACTGCTGTTGGCGACAAGCGGACATGGGGCATAACGGCAAAGGACGGACTTCCATCCCTTGAAAGGAGTACGACACTGAAACGGAACTTCTCTGCTGGGGCTACAGCTACACTTGATGCGAACGGTTTCGCGAATGGGCCTGCGACAAATGGCGCGAATGACACACATGCCAATGGCTTGCCCAAGACGCCGATCGATGAATTGGCTGGCCTCGACCTCACAACCGGCGGCGCACCCAACCTCGCGAGCGCATCACATTTATCACCAGAGTGGGAACCCGGCTACAATCGCCTTCTGCTCAGACCCGAAGGCATTCTCTACGACGACGTCCAAGTCCAGATCGGTCTGCGCTCTGAATACCGCGCAGAAGTCGGCGTAGTAATCCTCTACTTCATGAACAAATCCTCCTCACCCATCCAATCCTTCACCACAACCCTCGACAATCGCTCAGGCGACAAGCTCCGCATAGACATCAAGAACCTTCCCGATACAACAGTCCGACCCGGCGACCAAACATCACAAACAATCATGTTCGTCCCCAACGGCGTCTTCGTCGACCCACCCACAATCCGCGTCTCATACATGGCCGGCGCCCTCCAAGCCTTGACACTTCAACTCCCCGTCGCACTACACAAATACAACGAAGGCGCCGTCCTGAACTCAGAAGATTTCTTCAAGCGCTGGAAGCAAATCGGCGGCGCGCCGAGAGAAGCACAGAAGATTTTCAAGGCGTGGGACATCACGACGGAGAACACCCGACGGTTCCTCCAAGGCTTCAAATGGGTTATTCTAGACGGTGTAGACCCCAACGCGAAGAATTTCGTAGGCGCGACAGTTCTGCATACAGGCACGGGCAAGTTTGGATGTCTGTTGAGACTGGAGCCGAATCATGAAAATAAA ATGTACCGCCTCACGATCCGCGCCAcagacgaagcagtcccgCCAGTTCTGATGAAGTTTATGGAGGAGAGGCTCAGCCAGCCATTCCCGAACTAA
- a CDS encoding Stress response protein ish1, whose translation MKLSLASLALACLATQATADWFGKAAYDKWHETELERWLSDHNVPYPAASDRKDLQELVKKNWENNVVKPYNSWDVNQLQSYLGSKGQEVKKGTEKNKDSLIQQVQSYWYQTTDQANDAYYNVEHWIFDTWTESQLKQFLDKHNIPNPNPRTRDSLVSTARSNYHKVAEKAGETAAYPGNWLYDSWSDSDLKAWLDERGVPVPQPSTRDKLIASLRRNSKIASDRAKEQYASAAKSAESAQQSLSDQLLESWSDSEIKAWCDKYGIPVPQGSKRNELIALARKHSQQAIHGNTASSASKSAASAYGAATSSAGNYYAQATDDAYSGFRYYYDVVANQLGFASAEASASLSSASSVASRSLSSASSTGSIQASKSSIEASKSASSASIQASKNAKSGASEASKSAQSGASAASKSAQSAASVAKGKAKSATDQAKAEL comes from the exons ATGAAGCTCTCACTCGCCTCATTGGCGCTCGCCTGTTTGGCGACTCAGGCCACAGCAGATTGGTTTGGCAAAGCAG CATACGACAAGTGGCACGAGACGGAGCTTGAGAGATGGCTCAGCGACCACAACGTCCCATACCCCGCCGCATCTGACCGCAAGGACCTGCAAGAATTGGTCAAGAAGAACTGGGAGAACAACGTCGTCAAGCCATACAACTCGTGGGACGTCAACCAGCTCCAGAGCTATCTTGGCTCCAAGGGCCAGGAAGTGAAGAAGGGTACCGAGAAGAACAAGGACAGCCTCATTCAGCAAGTCCAGAGCTACTGGTACCAGACCACTGACCAGGCCAACGACGCGTACTACAACGTTGAGCACTGGATCTTTGACAC CTGGACCGAGTCGCAGCTCAAGCAGTTCCTCGACAAGCACAACATCCCCAACCCAAACCCACGCACTCGCGACTCTCTTGTCTCCACCGCGCGCTCTAACTACCACAAGGTCGCTGAGAAGGCCGGCGAGACTGCTGCCTACCCAGGCAACTGGCTCTACGACTCCTGGTCGGACTCTGACCTCAAGGCCTGGCTCGATGAGCGCGGCGTGCCTGTCCCACAGCCAAGCACCCGTGACAAGCTCATCGCTTCTCTCCGCCGCAACTCTAAGATCGCCTCTGACCGCGCGAAGGAACAGTACGCCTCCGCCGCCAAGAGCGCCGAGTCTGCTCAGCAGTCTTTAAGCGACCAGCTTCTCGAGAGCTGGAGTGACAGCGAGATCAAGGCCTGGTGCGACAAGTACGGCATCCCAGTTCCACAGGGCAGCAAGCGCAACGAGCTCATTGCCCTCGCCCGCAAGCACTCCCAGCAGGCTATCCACGGCAACACCGCCTCATCTGCCTCCAAGTCGGCCGCTTCCGCCTACGGTGCCGCCACTAGCAGCGCTGGCAACTACTACGCCCAGGCCACCGACGATGCCTACAGCGGCTTCCGCTACTACTACGACGTCGTCGCCAACCAGCTCGGCTTCGCTTCCGCTGAGGCCTCCGCCAGCTTGAGCTCCGCTTCCTCTGTGGCCTCCAGGAGCTTGAGCTCTGCCTCTTCCACTGGCAGCATCCAGGCATCGAAGTCATCCATCGAGGCCTCCAAGTCTGCTTCCTCCGCCTCCATCCAGGCCAGCAAGAACGCCAAGAGCGGTGCTTCCGAGGCTAGCAAGAGCGCTCAGAGTGGCGCCTCGGCCGCTAGCAAGTCTGCCCAGAGTGCAGCTTCCGTTGCCAAGGGCAAGGCGAAGAGTGCTACCGACCAGGCCAAGGCTGAGTTGTAA
- a CDS encoding Peroxisomal membrane protein PEX30, with protein MAAFDTPWTTSMSDRPSNSHAYDGARDNSVPETTVAPFSPNQQTVTKNRNKATVLIHQKSPLLAATPPQVTRALAYSHPFIVPLNYLVGLLSWTTGDPWESFLMVAVFWFTILYVDDLLRWAGPIVVVAALIAGMYSRRYSPLSSTTWSGHKRKRSRAASESEYRKSLDEILDTLQIFTNRCDVLLDPLLRLTEFLSTQTTATSATTRPALTSMLIRLLAITPTWIILMLPPFRIITMQRILLVLGTIGLTWHSMPARASRSILWRSKAARTAASFITGLNYGTPSTAKDKRTPPFLPPRAPAALVNALKRKGTSAGVRFTFALYENQRRWVLLGYTANLLPNERQAWSDEHQNTVSGKENFPLPETDSETTKWRWVPDSNWRVDPAWTEDPSGKASRDKEGWTYYDNKWQGGSRIDDWNKWTRRRRWIRDAELVEISPEEAAAEAANTTTDADSESIAPSMVTTDFADGDSISTAVKKKGWFGRRKLTNEKIRAIDKVEIASMSGSGETGGTRASRDSPEDDVYTPLQYRGNEYDRSIGDGLTEMLG; from the exons ATGGCAGCCTTTG ACACACCTTGGACCACGTCAATGAGCGACCGGCCATCCAACAGCCATGCGTACGATGGCGCCCGCGATAACTCTGTGCCTGAGACGACGGTAGCTCCCTTCTCGCCGAATCAACAGACTGTTACGAAGAATCGAAACAAAGCGACTGTGCTGATACACCAGAAGTCACCGCTACTTGCTGCCACTCCACCGCAGGTCACGCGAGCGTTGGCATATTCGCATCCTTTCATTGTGCCGCTGAACTACTTGGTGGGACTGCTATCATGGACTACAGGAGATCCGTGGGAGAGCTTCCTGATGGTGGCAGTGTTTTGGTTCACAATACTGTACGTCGATGATCTGCTGCGATGGGCGGGGCCGATAGTGGTCGTCGCAGCACTGATTGCGGGCATGTACTCGAGGAGGTACAGTCCACTGTCAAGTACAACATGGAGCGGGCACAAGAGGAAGCGCAGTCGGGCGGCCTCCGAGTCTGAGTACAGAAAGAGCTTGGACGAGATACTGGACACGCTACAGATCTTCACGAACCGATGCGATGTGCTGCTCGATCCTCTGCTGCGCTTGACGGAATTCTTGAGCACGCAGACCACTGCGACATCTGCGACAACGAGACCTGCTTTGACGTCCATGTTAATACGCTTGCTGGCTATCACTCCAACATGGATCATCCTGATGCTGCCACCCTTTCGCATCATCACGATGCAACGTATCCTCCTTGTACTCGGGACCATTGGTTTGACATGGCACAGCATGCCGGCACGAGCATCTCGATCCATACTATGGCGAAGCAAAGCTGCGCGGACTGCAGCATCGTTCATTACTGGACTAAACTACGGAACACCGTCGACAGCAAAGGATAAAAGGACGCCACCGTTTCTGCCTCCACGAGCACCAGCCGCTCTTGTAAATGCTCTTAAGCGGAAGGGTACAAGCGCAGGCGTTCGCTTCACATTCGCGTTGTACGAGAATCAACGGAGGTGGGTACTGCTAGGATACACAGCCAACCTGTTACCCAACGAGCGACAAGCCTGGTCCGACGAGCATCAGAACACTGTATCAGGCAAGGAGAACTTCCCGCTACCTGAAACAGACTCCGAAACTACCAAATGGCGATGGGTCCCCGACAGCAACTGGAGGGTCGACCCAGCCTGGACGGAGGACCCCAGTGGCAAAGCATCGCGCGATAAGGAAGGCTGGACCTACTACGACAACAAATGGCAAGGCGGCAGCAGAATCGACGACTGGAACAAATGGACCCGCCGAAGACGCTGGATCCGCGACGCCGAGCTCGTCGAGATCTCACCCGAAGAAGCAGCAGCAGAAGCGGCCAACACCACCACTGATGCCGACTCCGAATCCATCGCACCCTCAATGGTCACCACCGACTTCGCAGACGGCGACAGTATCAGCACTGCCGTGAAGAAGAAAGGATGGTTTGGAAGGCGGAAATTGACGAACGAGAAGATCCGAGCCATTGATAAAGTGGAGATCGCCTCGATGAGTGGCAGTGGGGAGACTGGTGGGACGAGAGCGAGTAGGGACAGCCCGGAGGATGATGTTTATACGCCGCTACAATATCGAGGGAATGAGTATGATCGGAGTATTGGCGATGGGTTGACGGAAATGTTGGGCTAG